A single window of Rhipicephalus microplus isolate Deutch F79 chromosome 5, USDA_Rmic, whole genome shotgun sequence DNA harbors:
- the LOC119173591 gene encoding uncharacterized protein LOC119173591, translating into MSFSGLAPPPPFLLTPGRPSLPWEEWAQTLTVYLLASGAAEFPTARRKTILLHCLGAEGQRVYRTLPAGSNAAAPASAAAPEVQEKPPAAATDEYEAALSALRQQFSTSGNVVVERHRFHRRSQHAGESVHDFVAALRELVSHCSFASQDDALRDRFAAGVVSNRVRERLLLEGSSLSFESAVRIALQFEQAAEELNEFSASV; encoded by the coding sequence ATGAGTTTCTCCGGCCTTGCTCCGCCGCCGCCGTTCCTCCTGACGCCCGGTCGGCCGTCACTTCCATGGGAGGAGTGGGCGCAGACCTTAACAGTCTACCTTCTGGCGTCCGGAGCAGCTGAGTTCCCAACAGCGCGACGCAAGAccattcttctgcattgtttgGGGGCGGAAGGGCAGCGTGTTTACCGGACTTTACCTGCAGGGTCAAATGCCGCAGCACCAGCAAGCGCCGCAGCACCGGAAGTACAAGAGAAGCCTCCCGCGGCCGCTACTGACGAGTACGAGGCTGCACTCAGCGCCTTACGGCAGCAGTTTTCCACGTCGGGTAACGTCGTCGTCGAGCGTCATCGTTTCCACCGCCGCAGCCAACACGCAGGCGAGTCCGTTCATGACTTTGTTGCTGCTTTACGGGAGCTCGTTTCGCATTGTTCGTTCGCTTCACAAGATGATGCTCTGCGGGACCGGTTTGCTGCCGGCGTTGTTTCCAACCGCGTACGTGAACGGTTGCTGCTCGAGGGTTCCTCCCTTTCGTTCGAGAGCGCAGTGCGGATCGCTCTTCAGTTTGAGCAAGCAGCTGAAGAGCTGAATGAATTTTCTGCTTCGGTGTAG
- the LOC142818081 gene encoding uncharacterized protein LOC142818081, with amino-acid sequence MPAHMPQRCLKCRKVRRILKARLLRLKNKVRRPLVKTAGRRLKCDVRSLRRRSKKVHTLHEVVRTLRQRNSSIKENIFEAKIKQQYAVRACFEALKRKSMRGYRYDKAWLLECIVLRIKSPSLYEHLRAHNILILPSCFCLQKYIKAFKASCGFSRKLLECVKEKASEMNEMNRHGGLVIDETKLSTHLDLKSSMDIEGFVNLGQFTGAQDKHTKADLGLVVKFQPFVGK; translated from the exons ATGCCGGCCCATATGCCTCAGCggtgtctgaagtgcagaaaagtGAGGCGAATCCTCAAGGCGCGTTTGCTGCGCTTAAAAAATAAGGTGCGACGCCCATTGGTAAAGACAGCGGGAAGGAGATTGAAATGTGACGTTCGCAGTTTGAGGCGGCggagtaagaaagtgcacacccTTCATGAGGTCGTACGAACGTTACGACAAAggaattcctctatcaaggaaaaCATATTTGAGGCAAAG ATCAAGCAGCAGTATGCAGTCCGAGCATGTTTTGAGGCATTGAAGCGGAAATCCATGCGAGGATATCGATACGACAAAGCGTGGCTCTTAGAGTGCATTGTTTTAAGGATCAAGAGCCCGAGCTTATACGAGCATCTCAGGGCCCATAATATCCTTATACTTCCAAGCTGTTTCTGCCTCCAAAAGTACATCAAG GCCTTCAAGGCATCTTGTGGCTTTAGTCGCAAGCTTCTTGAGTGCGTGAAGGAGAAGGCTagtgaaatgaatgaaatgaacagaCATGGCGGCCTCGTTATAGACGAGACGAAACTTTCTACACACCTGGACCTCAAGTCATCCATGGATATTGAAGGCTTCGTAAACCTTGGACAATTTACTGGAGCTCAGGACAAGCACACAAAGGCTGATCTTGGCTTAGTCGTCAAGTTTCAGCCTTTTGTGGGCAAATGA